The stretch of DNA ACCAGTCCCTTTTTCTCTGCAACAAAACAGATTTCAGAATTTTGTAAATTTCTTAGAACTTCATATGGACCAATAGCATCAAGCATTGTCACACCAGGATACATAAAAATAACTACTTTCATTTTGTCTTTTGATTATTAAATAATGTATAAAATTTAGTCATAATGAAGTATGGTGTATTGTTAAGTGAATAATATATAATTTAGTGTTGGTTAATGTTTTAGAGTATAGGTCTGAACAAAAAAACGCACATACTCTAGTAAGAGCATAATTGCTATGCTCTTACTAGAGTATGTGCGTTATGCACAGTTTTTAAGTAAACTATATTCTCAATTTCTTCTCTAGTGTTAGAATATAGTTTTTTTCTTATTGTTAGAATCTAAGCTATAGATGCTAATTTAGCCCTTATTTATATTAAGCACAATATAAGGCAATATTTAGTATTAATTAAATTTATATGTTTTTTTTGAATGAAATTTAAGAAATTTTTGGTTAAAGACTCAACTCACTATTGTAGGACGTAATTTTTCAGTTTATATAATTTATCGCTGAAATTAAATGGATATCCTCTCCAGCTGATATTTGTGTTGAGGATGGGATAAGGAGGCTATCAGGTGTGATTCCAATTCCTTCAAAAGATTGAAATGATCCATTATATATAACTTCAACATCATGAGTAGAAACACGAGTTTTCCATTTTTTATTTCCATTAGTCAAGGTAAGGATATCACTTCCTGCAAAAATTCCAAATGTTTTATCTCCAATAGTTATTACATGATTTTGGGTTTTTAAGGCTGCTGTAAAATGTTCAGCGGCACTTGCGGTTCCATTGGATGTTAATAGAGCTACTTTGTTTGTAAACTGAAAATTTCCAGATTTATTAATAGTATTTAGTTCAGGAAAAATTCCAGCAATATATCCTCCCTCTGCTCTTAAGTCCTGATATCCTTCAAAAAATTCTGTTGCCCAGTTTCCCAATGCTTCAACACCACTACCTGTAGTAGTTTTAATACGTTGTCTTATTAATTCTATAGGAGTTGATGTAGTTAAAAAACGACCCGCTAAATAATAGGCATAATGGGGTTGACCACCACCATTCGTTCTAATATCTAAAATAATACCCACCTTACCTTGTAACGCAGTTAATGCTTCATCAACTATGACTTTAAAGTTATTAAATTCACTTTCGTTCTCATTAATGGGCTCAAACGATTTAGAATTAATATAACCAATGTTTGAGTTGCTAACTAATGTTCCATAAGAAATATATGGGTTATTAGCACTACTAGGTACTATATTTACCTTGCTCGCAGTGTTGTTTTTTACCATTGTGAATACATTTTCATTAAAAGATGGCATGTAAATAGATTCTCGATTGTTATTGTAAATTATGTCTGTATGACCATCTTTAATAACTTTCGTCATTATTGTATTAAATATCTCAAACAATTGGTCGTCTGTAGTATTAGTAGTTATTTGATTGTAATAGGTGTTATAACTGCTTTGCCAATTAATATTTTTTCTGTGAAATAGGGGATAGTGTTTGTCATAAATATCCCAAAATTCTTTAAAAACATTTTGTTGTTCTGTGAGATTTGAAATAGTCCTATCATTTTTTTTGCAAGAAATGATACTTAGTAAAATTAGGATGGTAATTGATAAAGTTGTTTTTTTCATGTTTAATATGTTATATTAAAAAAAAAGCACATACTTCAGTTATTGAATCATATATATTGCATGATTCAATAACTGAAGTATGTGCTTTTTACACAAAGCTTTCAAAACAGCATTTCCGAAATCTTCTTCAGTGTTAAAGTGTTGTTTTATGGTCTGAAAGCCAGTATTTTTTATTGTCTATAATGACAAATGTACATAATTCTTATCAAGAATAGTATATATTTAATGACTGAAGAATAAATTTTTTATTCAAAATAACATCTGTGTATTCTTTGCTCCATTTGTTTTCTAAAGCACGCATTACATCATATTTCCTTGATATGGAGGGAGAAGAGGGGTGTTGGCTTCAATTAATTCGATAAAATCATTGAAACTAAATCCATTTTTTAAAGTCTCCCGATTCAAGTATTCTTTTAATGATATTAAGACGTTTAATCTCTTCTTCATTATCCCTGATAGAGCCAAGTATTCCTCTTTTATGAAGTACATTTTTAATTCTTTGGTTAATGGGGTAATCTCCTTCACCATTTCTATCCTCAACTGCTTTAGATATTCGTTCTCTGTATCCTTCTGCTCTTTTTGTAAGTTGTTCTCTAGAGCTGTTAATTCTTGACTCAAAGTCTTTTTCTTTTTCTCTAATTCGATCTTTAATTCCATCTCCAGTTTGTTTATATATTTCACCCAAATTTTTTCTTCTTCTATCAATTGTATCCTCTTCGTCCTTAATTCTTTGGATTTGGCTTGAAATGTTTTCTGTAATAGTTCTTTCTTCGAGCCCCAATCTATCGATTTCGTTTCTGAAACTAATTGGAGTTCCTCCAAGTTGCTCAATTTGTTCTTCAATTCTTTCAATTTCCTCCTCGCAACTTGCTCTAAATTCATTTCTTGCGTTTGTAAGTTGTCTAGCAAGTTGTTCTTCTTCGTTAATAAGTTCGCTTTTTTTATATTGATATCGTTTGCCCAAGTCATTAGTTTTTTGTTGAAATTGTTCTCTTCTTGTTTCAAAATTTGACTCTTCGCTTTTAATTCTTTCTCTCTCTGACTGAGTTCTTTTATTTGCTCTATCACTAGCTTTTTCTCGTATGTCTTCGAGTCTTCTGTGATGTTTTTCTGTATTTTCCTTAACTCTAAAGAGTTCTGAATTAATTCCTCGTTCAGTTGATTTGTATGATTCTGATCCCAAACATTTTTTAATTGTTCGTATAAGGTTACTAAGTTGCGCCTTTTTGCATTCGTAAGATTCGTACTGTTCAAAAAGTTTTCTTTGGAATTCATTATTTGGTGATACTCCCTGATTACTTCCTTGGGGTATAAATAAATATGGTGTAGTTTCTTGTTCATAGTTAAATAACCATTCTGTTCTATTAGTCTTGTGAAATGTTTCCTCTATTTCACCTGGAGACCCCTTAGGAATACTAACTTGAATAGTATCTATTCCTAGTCTTTTTAATTTTGATAGTTTACTTGAATCGACCTTGTGTGTCGCTACTATTTCAATAAATAAAATAGGGATATTATATTCATTAAAAAAGGTAACATCAGGTCGAATTAATAAATGTTTATTACCTTCTTCTTTAAATCCTAAATTCCTACCATATTGAATTACTCCTTCCTCATTTTCATAAAATTGGATCTCATTTTTCACTTCAAAAGCTTCAATGTATTTTGAATTAGCTAGTTTATTAATTTTTCCAATTAGACCAGCAGGAGGATATTTATAAAGATTAGGGACTTTTATCTTTTTAATTCTTTGAAGTGTTTCTTTTGCTAATTTATGTCGATAAGTTTCATCAGAATAAGTGCATTCTCTTCCTGTTTGTATTTGAACATTGATAGGAACATGAGCAAAATAAGAAGCCCTTGAGTTAATTTTACTTTTTCGGGCTTCCATTTCCTTACCACATCCAAGACAATGATAGCCTTTTCTTCCACTTTCAGCTTGATCTACATGAATTGGTTTTCCTTTTATATCTTCAGCATATACATTTTTAGCTTGTTTTTTTTTATTCATGTTTTTATTCATGTTTTAGTGAAGCTACTGCTTTTATTATATGGTTAAATATAATATTTAAAACTTGTGTTTAAAAAAAAAGATGAGTTAATAGAAAAATATCGCATCGATTAGTTATGTTAACTAATGTCACCACATAAACCAAACCGCTCCGGGTACAGTTGAGATGTGCAAACGTCTCCTAGAGAAACAAAAAAGCTAGTAACCATCGAGGTTCTAGCTTTTTTTGTTTCTCTTTTTTTTTGTTCCACCTTTTTTGTGGAACACGGTTTAAACGCTCTCTGCATAGGTTTACATGGGTCTATGTTCCATTTTTGTTCCACTTTTTTAGTCTAGATTTTGTATATTATAATTCTACTAAAAAAGCAAAACAAATGATACAATTCACAATTTCGCACAATTTTAAAAACAGATTAAAAAAAGACGGTACAGCTCCCGTACAGATTCGGGCTTACCACAACAAAGCAAGAAAATACATTCCTACAGGAATTTTTGTAACCCCTGCTCAATGGAGCAAGAAATACAATAAGGTAATCGACCATCCCAACGCCTTGCAGTATAATGCTGAAATAAGAAGGCAATTGGACGAGCTGGAGGCTTATGCCTTAGAATGGATCAAAAAGCACGGGGCGATGACCTTGGAGCAGCTAGACAGCTATTTTAATTATGGCAATGTACAATCCTTTACGGAGTTTTGGGAATACGAGCTGGCGCAAGATACCAAGCTGGAGAAAATTACCAAGAAAAAGCACCGCACGGCTTTAAATTATTGGAAGGGCTTTCAAAAAGATGTCAAATTTTCGGAATTAACCTATTCTTTAATTCACGATTTTGATACCTACCTCTATGCGCATAAGCTGCATGTCAATACGGTCTACACGCATCATAAGCAGGTGAAAAAATACATTAATTTGGCGATCCGAAAAGATTTATTGGACAGCAATAAAAATCCTTATCTGAAATTTAAGGCCAAGACGGTTCCTACAGAGCGGCTGGTTTTGTCTGAAGAGGAGGTGAAAAAAATAGAGGCGCTGACCTTTCGAGAGGAGGAGTCTTATTTGGATCTTATTCGAGATATGTTTTTGTTCTCTTGTTATACGGGCTTACGCTTCTCTGATACTTGCGCTATCAGCTACGAAGATATAAATCATAGCGAAGAGGGCATGGTCTTAAATATAGTGGCTAAGAAGACGAGTAAACAGCTTCTACTGCCGTTGTACAAATTATATGAGTGCAAACCTGAGGCCATCATTAATAAGTACCGTGCTGAGGTATTATATGATAGGGGCTTGGTCTTTCACAAATACTCCAATCAGTATTTTAACCGTGCTTTAAAGAAGTTGGCAAAACGGGCTGGCATCCAAAAGGCAATCACGAGCCACGTGGCTCGTCATACCTTTGCGACTAATTTGGCATCCAAAGTACCGATTCATATCTTAAAGGCGATTCTACAGCATTCTAAGATCGAAACGACCATGGTTTATTTGCATCTTTCTAATAAACTGGTGAATGATGCTTTGGATAAGGTGGATTGGTAGAATGCATGAAACAGGTCGCTTTGATTGATAAGTGACTTGTTTTTTTCATGCATGTATGTGATGTGTGAAAGCTAAGGTACCAAAGAGTAAGCACCCGTAACAAGCAAAATCATAGATTTTACTCAGAAATTTTTCTTCAAGTCGGAATAAAACCTGTGATTTTGCGTTTTAAAGCCAAAGAAGAGGCTCTTTTTTTAGCCCTATAGCATGGATATAAACACTTTGTTTGTAGGTTGGTTTTATTTTAAAAAACTAATTTTTCGACATCATAAACAGCTTTCATTTCACTACCTGTATCATTATTTTTTGAAGAAACAGTTAGTATACCTTTAGCTGAAAGTGAAAAAGTTAAAGTTACACCTGCTTGGTATTTAGGTTTACTTACTAAATCATTAACATGAAAAGTTCCAATTAATTGATTTAGTTGTGTTATGTCATTATTACCTTTATATGTTTTGATAGATATGGAGGTTTGATAATCCTCAGAAGTAGAATAATTTCCAGATTTAATACAAGGAACGGTAGTTCCCATTTCAATCAATCGAGAAAACTTTCCATCAATACCATTCATTCTAACCTCGATTCCTAATGCAGTAGTAGTTTTTTTGATAATTTTAACCTCTGTGCTTGTTTTATATTCTTTCTGTATATATGTATTTTTAGGAAGAACTCTAGCAGCAGCTTCTATAAATTTAACGATTGAACTTTCTTTTCCTTTAAATAATAGATCATAGCCTAAATATTCTTTTATCGAAAAATAGTCAAAAGCATCCATTTCCTCAAATGATCGTATAATGGCAACTGAAACAGGAGTTAATGTTAATTTAATTCTCTCAAATTCTGCAATATATTGGTTCAGTATTAATGAATTTTTTTTGCATATAATTATATTTTCAACATTTTTATTTTCAGCGTAATAAGTCCAATTATATGAACCATTAATCAGAACAGATTTATCTATGATACAAAATTTATTATGCATAGGGTGATCTAAATCTCCATACATGAAAATGCAACCTAAATCTATTAATTTTTGAAAATTAAGACGATAATCACCATTATTAATGTAGTCATCTATAATTATTATTTCAACTAAGACCCCTTGTATTATTTTATCACAAAGGGCATCAAATAACTCTTGATTAGTGAACCATGCAACCGCTACTTGTATAGAACTTTTTGCATTTTTTAATTCACTTAGAATTTGCGATCTAATATTTTTAAAATAAGCTACTTCCATAAGTTTTTAATGTTTTATCTTTAATAACACAAATGTAAGAGTAAGATACGCAGTCTTTTTGCGTAGGTGATATTTTTTTTTAATTCAAGATAATGAATAGGGCAATTCATTCTTGATGACGCACTCTTTTTTGTTAATTGCAGCTAACTTACTTGTATTCATGGGGTGCACCGTAATTCATTTACTTGATTATGTGGTAGTTTCTTCTTATTTGCCATATATTTAAATCGTACATAAATGCCTTCATATCTTGGTTGCATTGAACTAGAGAATATCTTGCAATGTTTGATTTGTATTTATGTATGTTTTCTTCTACTAAATAGTCATGTTTCAATTGAGATGCAAAAGCAAAGACATAGGTGATTTTTTTGTCAAATAAACTAATGAAACCTGCTTTCGTGTAATTAAAGTTTGACTTTTGTTTTAAAATAATGCCATCATAAACTTTTCCTAAATAATCAAAGTTTCCTGATTTTTTATCTTCATATAATCTTCTAGCTGAAAGGGTCACCTGGTTAGTTAATTCACGTAGGGCTGCATCAAAGCCAAATTTAACGTGGACTAAGTAAATTTTGTCTTTTTCTATATACAATATATCACATAACTCTACACCATTTGGAGTAATGGTGTCTAAGACGATATAATTGTCAAGGTCATCATATTTTAAATTATATTCAGATTCTTTTTTAGTAACTGCTTTATCCCAAGGAAGAGGTAAAATGTGAGAAGGCAATTTATACGCTTTAATGGTTTCCGTACATTCAAATTCTAAATCTGAAACGAATGAATTTTTGAGTTCATACCATTTATTATCTACTAAGAAAATGGGACGGTTCTCGAATAAAAATTCAGACGTAAAATGATAAAAGAAACTTGCTGAAGTAGATAGTTTTCCATCTGAATAAGACACAACTCGGATTCCTTGAGCGAAAGCTCTAAATTTATAGAAGTCGAGGTGGTATCCCAACTCAATTATTCTTTTTACAACAGAATCGTAAATATTTTCTTTATTTTGAACACGGTTAAATTCGGAGTATTTACCCTTCTCTGTCTTTTCTTTTAAAATATAGTAATCAGCCTCATAAAATTGAGCAATTTTTTCTGGATGACTGAGGTCAAATTTAAATCTTTTTCCTATTAAACTATTTTCATTTTGTGCAGTACTACTTCCATAAGTTGCGACCTGAGATAAATCTTGAAAAATGCTCTGATGAAGTAAAGGAGTTAGTTCTTCTTCTATTTTTCGATGGTTTTTGATTTCTATATACGTGCTTAAAAAGTCACTAGGAACAATGGAAAGAATATGTCCCATCTCTTCTACTATTTTATGTAACTTTTTGAAATCGATATTCTTCTTAATTTTGAAAGACTTTCCAGCATAAATTTTGATGCGTTCGCCAGTCTTACTTTGTAAAAAATCGAAATGGATATTAGATATATTCTGACTGAGGGTAATATGAAGTTCTGTTGGGACTTTACCGAATCTTACAAAATCAATCATTCTGAATTCATTTCTGAATTGTTCTGATAGACCAGACCTGTTTCCTGTAATTCCCCGTGAATTAATTGATGTAATTAAATCTTCCTCAGGCTTTATGAGTCTTGATAAGATCGATAATCCAAAAGTATGATCAATAAAAGGAATTACAAGTTGGAATCCTTTTCCACCGACTACAATAAAAATGTCAAATCCATTGTCAATGAAAAGAAGAATACTTATGTTCAGTATATCAAATTCAAGATTTGAAGTAAGTTCAGTTGGGAAAAATTTAACCCAATCAGATTTTTTTTCTGAAAAATTATGAACATATAAATAGTAAGTAATATTCCCTTCTACCATGTAAGGAATTTCCTCAATTTTAAATTCCTTTTTCATTTTTATCTTCTCTCTAGCAAGTTGAATAATTCTTTCAATTATCCTTTTATTAGATTTGATTTGAGATAAACGGTAATAGTCTTTATCAACTTTATAAAGTTTAATGTTTTGATTCATGGGAGAATATCTTTCTATTAGGAAAAAGCAAGAAGATGAATTTAAATTTAATTCAAATATTTGAAAAACTTTAGATAAAATCCTAGAATATTATTAAAAAACTAATTTGATTGCTGTTGACGTTTGTGCAGAGGGGGGAGAGGAGCCATGTTGTACACCGAATATAGCTGTTCTGTAAGTAAAATTGCAGATTTTGGTGGTAAGTCTATTTTCGGCTAGCAGCAAAACCTGCGATTTTGTACCTCAAAACTATGCGTTCATCGTAAAGCTTGTGCCCCAATTTACCATGAGCCTGTGCATCTTGTTCTATGCCATTTTTTATTTTAGCGAATCATACATGTTCTTTATTTTTTGCTCTTCTCTTTCTTTTTTAGCTTCTTCTGAGATGGATTTAGAGATGGATTTAGAAATGGATTCTATAAAAGACGGATTCTTGTATAATTCATCATTCTTTTCATCTTTTAATTTTTCCTCGAAATCTTTTATTTGAGAATCGACATTGCAATTGTATTCATTTTTCAGTCGATAAAGGTCGTTAAGAACTTCGGTTTTAATACTTAAAATAGGGACGTTTGGTTCTATAGTATTTTGGACAACTTTTTCTAAAACCTGTGCAAAATAAGCGTTTTTTTTGCTATATGAATTAAATTCTCTTGGATATATTGATTTTACTATTGATAAACACCAAAGTTCATCAGCATAATTTATTGCTGATACTATCTTTTGGAAAATAGATGTTGTATCAGCTTTAATAAAGTGGTGGATTTTGCTAACTATCTGACTAAAGAGATGAATATTATGGAATCCAGATAAAGGTTCATCTGAATTAATGAATGAATTAAATTTGTTAATTATGAATTCTTTCAATTTTGATAAATGAGCAAAATCCATATTGTTGAGTATTGCATCTAATTTATACATGTCAGATAATTCAGGTTTTTCCCAGAAGTACTCCATTGTGTCACCATTGAATTTATATGAAAAATTTATACACGAAACTCCTAAAGAATCATAATCATTTATCACTTTTTTGTAATAGATATTTTGAAGGACTTCGTCTAGGTAGATTTTTTTGATTGTATCTAATCCTACTGAATATGTCTTTTGAAAGGTAAAAATTGTATTTAATTGATTTATATATATTGCAGATTTAATTATGTCTTGTATTAAATCAGGACTTTTTGTAAAGTAATGTACCATAAAATCCTGAATAGAAGGGTTTTGGTATTTAACTATTGATTTGCGTCTGCTATCTAGTTCAGTTTTGATAAATGTATTTGTTAATTCTTTAATTGAATCGGTTTTGCTAAAATGGTCAAAGTTAACATTATATTTTGTACTATTATTTGAACAAAAAGAATCGACTAATTTGAATAAATCATCAAGGTAAATTGGAGTGCCAGTAGTTAGTAATAAAGCTAACATATACCTTGACAAACTTGAAATATGTTTCTCATATGCATGTCGCCAAACACTTTCTGGATAGTCTAAGAATGATATAAATGTTTGTGGGTAATCTTCTGGAGCGATATTTTCCCAAACCTCTTTTTGTGTAGCAACTTTGATAATTCTAGGATTGTAATTAGGGTGGGAAATTATTT from Aureispira anguillae encodes:
- a CDS encoding nSTAND3 domain-containing NTPase; protein product: MHNYNFLNLSPSEFEDLTRDLLQKKLNVYIESFTDGKDLGIDLRCTTLDMDKTIIQCKRYKSYNSLIASLKKELPKLQEASLTRYIVVTSVGLTPPQKDKITNCLHPYIKDTEDILGRDDLNNLIGQFEKIEHKYFKLWLSSTTILKKILYNKIINQSNFEIEKIEESLKFYVQNESLDICKKIIAKNKFVIISGQPGIGKTTLARMLTYYYFSKGFENFVYINKSIKEGYDFYEEEKKQIFFFDDFLGKNFLKTNLPINEEQSIISFLGKIKKSSNKILIVTTREYILNQGQSEYESLNNNIINKSKCIVGLSKYTNLVKATILYNHLFFNELPSSHISELLKNCFFNEIISHPNYNPRIIKVATQKEVWENIAPEDYPQTFISFLDYPESVWRHAYEKHISSLSRYMLALLLTTGTPIYLDDLFKLVDSFCSNNSTKYNVNFDHFSKTDSIKELTNTFIKTELDSRRKSIVKYQNPSIQDFMVHYFTKSPDLIQDIIKSAIYINQLNTIFTFQKTYSVGLDTIKKIYLDEVLQNIYYKKVINDYDSLGVSCINFSYKFNGDTMEYFWEKPELSDMYKLDAILNNMDFAHLSKLKEFIINKFNSFINSDEPLSGFHNIHLFSQIVSKIHHFIKADTTSIFQKIVSAINYADELWCLSIVKSIYPREFNSYSKKNAYFAQVLEKVVQNTIEPNVPILSIKTEVLNDLYRLKNEYNCNVDSQIKDFEEKLKDEKNDELYKNPSFIESISKSISKSISEEAKKEREEQKIKNMYDSLK
- a CDS encoding phospholipase D-like domain-containing protein, whose translation is MEVAYFKNIRSQILSELKNAKSSIQVAVAWFTNQELFDALCDKIIQGVLVEIIIIDDYINNGDYRLNFQKLIDLGCIFMYGDLDHPMHNKFCIIDKSVLINGSYNWTYYAENKNVENIIICKKNSLILNQYIAEFERIKLTLTPVSVAIIRSFEEMDAFDYFSIKEYLGYDLLFKGKESSIVKFIEAAARVLPKNTYIQKEYKTSTEVKIIKKTTTALGIEVRMNGIDGKFSRLIEMGTTVPCIKSGNYSTSEDYQTSISIKTYKGNNDITQLNQLIGTFHVNDLVSKPKYQAGVTLTFSLSAKGILTVSSKNNDTGSEMKAVYDVEKLVF
- a CDS encoding S41 family peptidase, translating into MKKTTLSITILILLSIISCKKNDRTISNLTEQQNVFKEFWDIYDKHYPLFHRKNINWQSSYNTYYNQITTNTTDDQLFEIFNTIMTKVIKDGHTDIIYNNNRESIYMPSFNENVFTMVKNNTASKVNIVPSSANNPYISYGTLVSNSNIGYINSKSFEPINENESEFNNFKVIVDEALTALQGKVGIILDIRTNGGGQPHYAYYLAGRFLTTSTPIELIRQRIKTTTGSGVEALGNWATEFFEGYQDLRAEGGYIAGIFPELNTINKSGNFQFTNKVALLTSNGTASAAEHFTAALKTQNHVITIGDKTFGIFAGSDILTLTNGNKKWKTRVSTHDVEVIYNGSFQSFEGIGITPDSLLIPSSTQISAGEDIHLISAINYIN
- a CDS encoding DUF6119 family protein, whose amino-acid sequence is MNQNIKLYKVDKDYYRLSQIKSNKRIIERIIQLAREKIKMKKEFKIEEIPYMVEGNITYYLYVHNFSEKKSDWVKFFPTELTSNLEFDILNISILLFIDNGFDIFIVVGGKGFQLVIPFIDHTFGLSILSRLIKPEEDLITSINSRGITGNRSGLSEQFRNEFRMIDFVRFGKVPTELHITLSQNISNIHFDFLQSKTGERIKIYAGKSFKIKKNIDFKKLHKIVEEMGHILSIVPSDFLSTYIEIKNHRKIEEELTPLLHQSIFQDLSQVATYGSSTAQNENSLIGKRFKFDLSHPEKIAQFYEADYYILKEKTEKGKYSEFNRVQNKENIYDSVVKRIIELGYHLDFYKFRAFAQGIRVVSYSDGKLSTSASFFYHFTSEFLFENRPIFLVDNKWYELKNSFVSDLEFECTETIKAYKLPSHILPLPWDKAVTKKESEYNLKYDDLDNYIVLDTITPNGVELCDILYIEKDKIYLVHVKFGFDAALRELTNQVTLSARRLYEDKKSGNFDYLGKVYDGIILKQKSNFNYTKAGFISLFDKKITYVFAFASQLKHDYLVEENIHKYKSNIARYSLVQCNQDMKAFMYDLNIWQIRRNYHIIK
- a CDS encoding site-specific integrase, encoding MIQFTISHNFKNRLKKDGTAPVQIRAYHNKARKYIPTGIFVTPAQWSKKYNKVIDHPNALQYNAEIRRQLDELEAYALEWIKKHGAMTLEQLDSYFNYGNVQSFTEFWEYELAQDTKLEKITKKKHRTALNYWKGFQKDVKFSELTYSLIHDFDTYLYAHKLHVNTVYTHHKQVKKYINLAIRKDLLDSNKNPYLKFKAKTVPTERLVLSEEEVKKIEALTFREEESYLDLIRDMFLFSCYTGLRFSDTCAISYEDINHSEEGMVLNIVAKKTSKQLLLPLYKLYECKPEAIINKYRAEVLYDRGLVFHKYSNQYFNRALKKLAKRAGIQKAITSHVARHTFATNLASKVPIHILKAILQHSKIETTMVYLHLSNKLVNDALDKVDW